In one Corallococcus sp. EGB genomic region, the following are encoded:
- a CDS encoding bifunctional 3-(3-hydroxy-phenyl)propionate/3-hydroxycinnamic acid hydroxylase, which yields MAPESVDVIVVGSGPVGAMAANLLGQYGLRTVVIEKETTAHTQSRAINADDEAQRIFQAVGLTGELGPGFHPCLKMTYVDDEMRVLAEVDFTKVERPNGHYIGALFNQPRLEASLHRGLERFAHVSMWRGHEVESFMQDDDGVSVRVKDNVNGRTMTVRARYLLACDGAKSSIRRRLGLKLEGTTALEHALAVSVETPSSAPDFTYYPCGPERVGIVTRTAHDEMRFDTVVKPGQDLEYVKTPEYVRSIIAPFIDPDTVKVKSVNLYAYHSRMAEKWRVGRVFLLGDAAHLMPPFLGQGLCSGLRDAANLTWKLAYVLGGAADASLLDTYEVERRPHAAEMMRLSDSLGAMLSSGGPFMARARNAFIKLLYHMPVTGPFIREYKMKPNLFHAEGFLFGGKRGKSKQAAEGAYFPQPRVEHGEEGERPLDDVIGHRFAVLTRPGAPAEVQQAAKAMAEDVGGVWLSVAPAARSGAGRSGEVVDLEGKLGEWFAQHGSDLVVLRPDRYVYAATNQAGVAQVHAALKQGVRPLTRWGSRGSRRAAQLGA from the coding sequence ATGGCTCCGGAATCTGTTGATGTGATCGTCGTCGGAAGCGGCCCGGTGGGTGCCATGGCGGCGAACCTGCTGGGGCAGTACGGGCTGCGCACCGTGGTCATCGAGAAGGAGACCACCGCGCACACCCAGTCCCGCGCCATCAACGCGGACGATGAAGCGCAGCGCATCTTCCAGGCCGTCGGTCTCACGGGCGAGCTGGGGCCGGGCTTCCACCCGTGCCTGAAGATGACCTACGTGGACGATGAGATGCGGGTGCTCGCGGAGGTGGACTTCACCAAGGTGGAGCGCCCCAACGGCCACTACATCGGCGCGCTCTTCAACCAGCCGCGCCTGGAGGCGTCGCTGCACCGCGGCCTGGAGCGCTTCGCGCACGTGAGCATGTGGCGCGGCCATGAAGTCGAATCCTTCATGCAGGACGACGACGGCGTGTCCGTGCGCGTGAAGGACAACGTCAATGGCCGCACCATGACGGTGCGCGCGCGCTACCTGCTGGCGTGCGACGGCGCCAAGAGCAGCATCCGCCGCCGGCTGGGCCTGAAGCTGGAGGGCACCACGGCGCTGGAGCACGCGCTGGCCGTGTCCGTGGAGACGCCGTCGTCCGCGCCGGACTTCACGTACTACCCCTGCGGCCCGGAGCGCGTGGGCATCGTGACGCGCACCGCGCACGACGAGATGCGCTTCGACACGGTGGTGAAGCCGGGCCAGGACCTGGAGTACGTGAAGACGCCCGAGTACGTGCGCAGCATCATCGCGCCGTTCATCGACCCGGACACCGTGAAGGTGAAGAGCGTCAACCTCTACGCCTACCACAGCCGCATGGCGGAGAAGTGGCGGGTGGGCCGGGTGTTCCTGCTCGGCGACGCGGCGCACCTGATGCCGCCGTTCCTGGGGCAGGGCCTGTGCTCCGGCCTGCGCGACGCGGCGAACCTCACCTGGAAGCTGGCGTACGTGCTGGGCGGCGCGGCGGACGCGTCGCTCCTGGACACCTACGAGGTGGAGCGCCGGCCGCACGCCGCGGAGATGATGCGCCTGTCGGATTCGCTGGGCGCGATGCTGTCGTCGGGCGGCCCGTTCATGGCCCGCGCGCGCAACGCCTTCATCAAGCTGCTGTACCACATGCCCGTCACCGGCCCCTTCATCCGCGAGTACAAGATGAAGCCGAACCTCTTCCACGCGGAGGGCTTCCTCTTCGGCGGCAAGCGCGGCAAGTCCAAGCAGGCCGCGGAGGGCGCGTACTTCCCGCAGCCGCGCGTGGAGCACGGCGAGGAAGGGGAGCGCCCGCTGGATGACGTCATCGGCCACCGCTTCGCCGTGCTGACGCGGCCGGGGGCGCCCGCGGAGGTCCAGCAGGCGGCCAAGGCGATGGCGGAGGACGTCGGTGGCGTGTGGCTGTCCGTGGCGCCGGCGGCGCGCTCGGGCGCGGGCCGCTCCGGCGAGGTGGTGGACCTGGAGGGCAAGCTGGGCGAGTGGTTCGCCCAGCACGGCTCGGACCTGGTCGTCCTCCGCCCGGACCGCTACGTCTACGCGGCCACGAATCAGGCGGGGGTCGCGCAGGTCCACGCGGCGCTGAAGCAGGGCGTCCGTCCGCTCACGCGGTGGGGCAGCCGGGGTTCGCGCCGCGCGGCGCAGCTGGGGGCCTGA
- the sdhA gene encoding succinate dehydrogenase flavoprotein subunit: MAAAARFTVVGGGLAGLMTTIKLAEAGHQVDVLSLVPVKRSHSVCAQGGINGAVNTKGEGDHPDIHVKDTLRGGDFLAEQVSVKGMCYAAPGIIYLLDRMGVTFNRTPEGLLDFRRFGGTLHNRTAFAGATTGQQLLYALDEQVRRYEAEGKVTKYEYWEWLGMVKDESGRCIGSVAMDLRTMEIRTFPAEAVCLATGGPGIVFGRSTNSIINTGTAAGRAYMEGALYANGEFIQVHPTSIPGEDKLRLMSESVRGEGGRVWVPKKKGDTRNPRDIPESERWYFLEEKYPKYKNLVPRDVATREIFMVCRDLGMGLGGRDGVYLDVTHIPAKTLDAKIKGVMEIYEKFVGDDPRHTPMVIFPGMHYSMGGLHVSFEADPRTQTPLDGSPVNQSTRIPGLYAAGEADYAFHGANRLGANSLLSCIYSGMIGGPAMVAFAKNQQTSAAAMPEKYFADAKKYWEDRFATIKKMNGPENPYQLAKELGEVMTENCTVVRYNDRLKKTIERVRDLKDRWSRVNVLDTGVVANRALSYTNQLWNMLELGEVIATSALLRDESRGAHYKPDFSLPEPKTKDPREDPEWMALWRARHEKWAKTTIATYSAQGPQISYQDLPTPVLDPEPRWYA, translated from the coding sequence ATGGCGGCAGCAGCGCGATTCACGGTGGTGGGCGGCGGTCTGGCCGGGCTGATGACGACGATCAAGCTGGCGGAGGCGGGTCACCAGGTGGACGTGCTCTCGCTCGTCCCCGTCAAGCGGTCCCACTCGGTCTGCGCCCAGGGCGGCATCAACGGCGCGGTGAACACGAAGGGTGAGGGCGACCACCCGGACATCCATGTGAAGGACACGCTGCGCGGCGGCGACTTCCTCGCGGAGCAGGTGTCCGTGAAGGGCATGTGCTACGCGGCGCCCGGCATCATCTACCTGCTGGACCGCATGGGCGTGACGTTCAACCGCACGCCGGAAGGCCTGCTGGACTTCCGCCGCTTCGGCGGCACGCTGCACAACCGCACCGCGTTCGCGGGCGCCACCACCGGCCAGCAGCTGCTCTACGCGCTGGATGAGCAGGTCCGCCGCTACGAGGCGGAGGGCAAGGTCACCAAGTACGAGTACTGGGAGTGGCTCGGCATGGTGAAGGACGAGTCCGGCCGCTGCATCGGCAGCGTGGCCATGGACCTGCGCACCATGGAGATCCGCACCTTCCCGGCGGAGGCGGTGTGCCTGGCCACGGGTGGCCCGGGCATCGTCTTCGGGCGCTCCACCAACTCCATCATCAACACCGGCACCGCCGCGGGCCGCGCGTACATGGAAGGCGCGCTGTACGCCAACGGCGAGTTCATCCAGGTGCACCCCACCTCCATCCCGGGCGAGGACAAGCTGCGCCTGATGAGCGAGTCGGTGCGCGGCGAGGGCGGCCGCGTCTGGGTGCCCAAGAAGAAGGGTGACACGCGCAACCCCCGGGACATCCCGGAGAGCGAGCGCTGGTACTTCCTGGAGGAGAAGTACCCCAAGTACAAGAACCTGGTGCCGCGCGACGTGGCGACGCGCGAGATCTTCATGGTCTGCCGCGACCTGGGCATGGGCCTGGGCGGCCGCGACGGCGTCTACCTGGACGTGACGCACATCCCGGCCAAGACGCTCGACGCGAAGATCAAGGGCGTGATGGAGATCTACGAGAAGTTCGTCGGAGATGATCCGCGCCACACGCCCATGGTCATCTTCCCGGGCATGCACTACTCGATGGGCGGCCTGCACGTCTCCTTCGAGGCCGACCCGCGCACGCAGACGCCGCTGGACGGCAGCCCGGTGAACCAGAGCACGCGCATCCCCGGCCTGTACGCGGCCGGCGAGGCGGACTACGCCTTCCACGGCGCGAACCGCCTGGGCGCCAACTCCCTGCTGTCCTGCATCTACTCCGGCATGATTGGCGGCCCGGCGATGGTGGCCTTCGCCAAGAACCAGCAGACCAGCGCGGCGGCGATGCCGGAGAAGTACTTCGCGGACGCGAAGAAGTACTGGGAGGACCGCTTCGCCACCATCAAGAAGATGAACGGTCCGGAGAACCCGTATCAGCTCGCCAAGGAGCTGGGCGAGGTGATGACGGAGAACTGCACGGTGGTCCGCTACAACGACCGCCTGAAGAAGACCATCGAGCGCGTGCGCGACCTGAAGGACCGCTGGAGCCGCGTCAACGTGCTGGACACGGGCGTCGTCGCGAACCGCGCGCTGTCGTACACCAACCAGCTTTGGAACATGCTGGAGCTGGGCGAAGTCATCGCCACCAGCGCGCTCCTGCGCGACGAGAGCCGCGGCGCCCACTACAAGCCGGACTTCTCCCTGCCGGAGCCCAAGACGAAGGACCCGCGCGAGGATCCGGAGTGGATGGCCCTGTGGCGCGCGCGCCACGAGAAGTGGGCGAAGACGACCATCGCCACGTACTCGGCCCAGGGCCCGCAGATCTCCTACCAGGACCTGCCCACGCCGGTGCTGGACCCCGAGCCCCGCTGGTACGCGTAA
- the mdh gene encoding malate dehydrogenase, translating to MAHKKKKIGLIGGGQIGGNLALLAVQKNLGDVVLYDIPAAEGLVKGKALDINQLSAVDGYDCRVTGSTDWKDVAGSDVIIITAGVPRKPGMSREDLLDVNLKIMKDVAGNIKNHAPDAFVINVANPLDAMVFALHKIAGLKDNMVVGMAGVLDTSRFKCFVAEALGVSIRDVEALVLGGHGDDMVPLVRHSTVGGVPLTQLIAKDKLDAIIDRTRKGGAELVGLYKTGSAYFAPASSSIAMAESYLFDRKRVLPSAALLKGQYGINGYFFGVPAQIGAGGVEKIIEVELNDAEKAELNKSFTSVKGTVELVKL from the coding sequence ATGGCTCACAAGAAGAAGAAGATCGGCCTCATTGGCGGCGGTCAGATCGGCGGCAACCTGGCGCTGCTGGCGGTCCAGAAGAACCTCGGCGACGTGGTGCTCTACGACATCCCGGCGGCGGAGGGGTTGGTCAAGGGCAAGGCGCTGGACATCAACCAGCTGTCCGCGGTGGATGGCTACGACTGCCGCGTCACCGGCTCCACGGACTGGAAGGACGTCGCGGGCTCGGACGTGATCATCATCACGGCCGGCGTGCCCCGGAAGCCCGGCATGTCCCGCGAGGACCTGCTGGACGTCAACCTGAAGATCATGAAGGACGTGGCGGGCAACATCAAGAACCACGCCCCGGACGCCTTCGTCATCAACGTGGCCAACCCGCTGGACGCGATGGTGTTCGCGCTCCACAAGATCGCCGGCCTGAAGGACAACATGGTCGTGGGCATGGCGGGCGTGCTGGACACCAGCCGCTTCAAGTGCTTCGTGGCCGAGGCCCTGGGCGTGTCCATCCGTGACGTGGAGGCGCTCGTCCTCGGCGGCCACGGTGACGACATGGTCCCGCTCGTGCGCCACAGCACCGTGGGCGGCGTGCCCCTCACCCAGCTCATCGCGAAGGACAAGCTGGACGCCATCATCGACCGCACCCGCAAGGGCGGCGCGGAGCTGGTGGGCCTGTACAAGACGGGCAGCGCCTACTTCGCCCCGGCGTCCTCCTCCATCGCCATGGCGGAGAGCTACCTGTTCGACCGCAAGCGCGTGCTGCCGTCCGCGGCCCTGCTCAAGGGCCAGTACGGCATCAACGGCTACTTCTTCGGCGTCCCCGCGCAGATCGGTGCGGGCGGCGTGGAGAAGATCATCGAGGTGGAGCTCAACGACGCGGAGAAGGCCGAGCTGAACAAGTCCTTCACCTCCGTCAAGGGCACCGTCGAGCTCGTGAAGCTGTAG
- a CDS encoding iron-containing redox enzyme family protein: MTKPLVEEQYLPHVTDVRHLLATGPHVSTLLDPNVDPALLEAFLIELCALGVYMTEPVDGWIRRAGEACVKIGMVEVGEKLITHSKHEAGHHLMMVEDTKNLVASWNARRFPKLDAEALMAQAPTQAMQEYRQIHEETIAGPMPGGQVAIEYEIENLSVVFAPRLIEQCKRVLGPEVMNSLSFIKEHVELDVGHTALNEVMLNKLLGQKPEHAATIAKTGARALDIYLRFYGDCMAKAKQLLQSAAA, from the coding sequence ATGACCAAGCCCCTCGTCGAAGAGCAGTATCTCCCCCACGTCACCGACGTCCGTCACCTGCTGGCCACCGGCCCCCACGTCTCGACGCTGCTGGATCCGAACGTCGACCCCGCCTTGCTGGAGGCCTTCCTCATCGAGCTGTGTGCCCTGGGCGTCTACATGACGGAGCCCGTGGACGGGTGGATCCGCCGCGCCGGTGAGGCCTGTGTGAAGATTGGGATGGTGGAGGTGGGCGAGAAGCTGATCACCCACTCCAAGCACGAGGCCGGGCACCACCTGATGATGGTGGAGGACACGAAGAACCTGGTGGCCAGCTGGAACGCGCGCCGCTTTCCCAAGCTGGACGCGGAGGCCCTGATGGCGCAGGCCCCCACCCAGGCCATGCAGGAGTACCGGCAGATCCACGAGGAGACCATCGCCGGCCCCATGCCGGGCGGCCAGGTCGCCATCGAGTATGAGATCGAGAACCTGTCGGTGGTGTTCGCGCCGCGGCTCATCGAGCAGTGCAAGCGCGTGCTGGGCCCGGAGGTGATGAACTCGCTGTCGTTCATCAAGGAGCACGTGGAGCTGGACGTGGGCCACACGGCGCTCAACGAGGTCATGCTCAACAAGCTGCTGGGCCAGAAGCCCGAGCACGCGGCGACCATCGCGAAGACGGGCGCCCGTGCCCTGGACATCTACCTGCGCTTCTACGGCGACTGCATGGCGAAGGCCAAGCAGCTGCTCCAGTCCGCCGCGGCCTGA
- a CDS encoding cytochrome P450 codes for MSTAVEAVKVEGPSEASQVDARANAALGAMKCPHLGAQYNPFAGPHVEDPHPFYAQLRQDAPVSYNPMLGMWLVSRYDDICHVLKDPARYSSSDLGNMGSVLSPQTLSVLAEGYPLADSLINSDPPAHTRLRKLLGRGFSAQRIAAQEGPIRAVSEELVQAFARRGHADLVTEFAYPLPVRVILGMVGVPQEDMADIKRWCDDFFRMIFTRVPAEEQPPLARSWVTFQHYVARLIRAREDEPRDDLISYLVTTDADGEALTLPELIIAIAGSMLAAGHETTTALLAQCWKQALLQPGLWQRLREDRSLVPHLIEETLRFDSVAHGMIRTTTEDVELAGVALPKGSRLLLLYASGSRDPALLPDGDHFDINRSHPTHLGFGRGIHFCIGAPLARLEAQIATNLLLDQLADLRLEETPDFGTTQSLTIRSIQHLRVTWTPTGT; via the coding sequence GTGAGTACCGCAGTGGAAGCAGTGAAGGTGGAAGGGCCGTCCGAAGCGAGCCAGGTCGACGCGCGCGCCAACGCGGCTCTTGGCGCCATGAAGTGCCCCCATCTGGGCGCCCAGTACAACCCGTTCGCGGGACCGCACGTCGAAGACCCCCATCCGTTCTACGCGCAGCTGAGGCAGGACGCGCCCGTCAGCTACAACCCCATGCTGGGGATGTGGCTGGTGAGCCGTTACGACGACATCTGCCACGTGCTGAAGGATCCAGCGCGCTACTCGTCCTCGGACCTGGGCAACATGGGCTCGGTGCTGTCGCCCCAGACGCTCTCGGTGCTCGCCGAGGGCTATCCCCTGGCGGACAGCCTGATCAACTCGGATCCGCCCGCGCACACCCGCTTGCGCAAGCTGCTGGGACGGGGCTTCTCCGCCCAGCGCATCGCCGCGCAGGAGGGCCCCATCCGCGCCGTCTCCGAGGAGCTCGTCCAGGCATTCGCGCGCCGGGGACACGCGGACCTGGTGACGGAGTTCGCGTACCCGCTGCCCGTGCGGGTCATCCTGGGCATGGTGGGCGTGCCCCAGGAGGACATGGCGGACATCAAGCGCTGGTGCGACGACTTCTTCCGGATGATCTTCACCCGCGTCCCCGCGGAGGAGCAGCCGCCGCTGGCGCGCAGCTGGGTCACCTTCCAGCACTACGTCGCCCGCCTCATCCGCGCCCGCGAGGACGAGCCCCGCGACGACCTGATCAGCTACCTGGTCACCACCGACGCGGACGGCGAGGCGCTCACGCTGCCGGAGCTGATCATCGCCATCGCCGGCAGCATGCTGGCCGCGGGCCATGAGACCACCACGGCGCTGCTCGCCCAGTGCTGGAAGCAGGCCCTGCTCCAGCCCGGCCTCTGGCAGCGGCTGCGCGAGGACCGCTCGCTGGTGCCGCACCTCATCGAGGAGACGCTGCGCTTCGACTCGGTGGCGCACGGGATGATCCGCACCACCACGGAGGACGTGGAGCTGGCGGGCGTCGCGCTGCCCAAGGGCTCGCGGCTGCTGCTGCTCTACGCGTCCGGAAGCCGTGACCCCGCGCTGCTGCCGGACGGGGACCACTTCGACATCAACCGCAGCCACCCGACGCACCTGGGCTTCGGGCGGGGCATCCACTTCTGCATCGGGGCGCCGCTGGCCCGGCTGGAGGCGCAGATCGCCACCAACCTGCTGCTGGATCAGCTCGCGGACCTGCGCCTGGAGGAGACCCCGGACTTCGGCACCACGCAGTCGCTGACCATCCGCTCCATCCAGCACCTGCGCGTGACCTGGACCCCTACCGGGACCTGA
- the sdhB gene encoding succinate dehydrogenase iron-sulfur subunit, translating to MDTAQASAVSSKTISFRIWRQDDPNKPGHFDEFKVPYTKGANVISCLMEIQRNPVTVEGKKVAPVVWDSACLEEVCGSCAMNINGRVRMACSALVDKLQQPITLEPMKKFPVVRDLTVDRDRMFESLKRVKGWIPVDGTYNLGPGPRQSQKDQSVMYVLSTCITCGSCLEACPQVTLDNEFMGAAPISQARLFNMHPTGKLNAEERTRALMGPGGIQDCGKAQNCVKVCPKEIPLTTSIAVMNREVSKLLIKDIFFKEEEQKASAGPG from the coding sequence ATGGACACCGCACAGGCCAGCGCCGTCAGCTCGAAGACCATCTCCTTCCGCATCTGGCGGCAGGATGATCCGAACAAGCCCGGGCACTTCGACGAGTTCAAGGTTCCCTATACGAAGGGCGCCAACGTCATCTCCTGCCTGATGGAGATCCAGCGCAACCCCGTCACCGTGGAGGGCAAGAAGGTGGCCCCCGTGGTGTGGGACTCCGCGTGCCTCGAGGAGGTGTGCGGCAGCTGCGCCATGAACATCAACGGCCGGGTGCGCATGGCGTGCTCCGCCCTGGTGGACAAGCTCCAGCAGCCCATCACCCTGGAGCCGATGAAGAAGTTCCCGGTGGTGCGTGACCTCACCGTGGATCGCGACCGCATGTTCGAGTCGCTCAAGCGCGTGAAGGGGTGGATCCCCGTCGACGGCACGTACAACCTGGGCCCCGGCCCGCGCCAGTCGCAGAAGGATCAGTCCGTGATGTACGTGCTGTCCACGTGCATCACCTGCGGCAGCTGCCTGGAGGCGTGCCCCCAGGTGACGCTGGACAACGAGTTCATGGGCGCCGCCCCCATCAGCCAGGCCCGCCTGTTCAACATGCACCCCACGGGCAAGCTGAACGCGGAGGAGCGCACGCGCGCCCTGATGGGCCCCGGCGGCATCCAGGACTGCGGCAAGGCGCAGAACTGCGTGAAGGTCTGCCCGAAGGAGATCCCCCTCACGACCTCCATCGCGGTGATGAACCGCGAGGTGAGCAAGCTGCTGATCAAGGACATCTTCTTCAAGGAAGAGGAGCAGAAGGCCTCCGCCGG
- the menE gene encoding o-succinylbenzoate--CoA ligase: MTYDCPIREGASQHPEAEALRFTGQTWTFRALDEAVARWTGALAARGVGQGDRVALLSTSHPAVTFLFWALGRLGAVFAPLNARLTPAELRPLLEAVEPRLTLALGTLRDRLPEAEDLESLPAGVAARSVPARTWDAATPRVILFTSGTTGRPKGAVLTEGAFRASCRASAANLGAHPAPRWLGTLPLFHVGGLAMLTRTAYDGGCLLLHERFDADAVNRAIDTEGASHASFVATTLERVLDARQDRKLPGTFRCALIGGGPVPTALLTRARAAGLLALQTYGLTEACSQVTTERPSDADGRTAGPPLPGLEIRIVGTDGAPLGEGQEGDVEVRGPTLMAGYWNQPDATRDAVHDGWLRTRDVGALDAKGRLTLLSRRTDLIVRGGENLYPAEIEAVLANHPAILESAVVGVPDAHWGEVPVAFVVLRPGHALPEDLDAWCRQSLARFKVPTRFVVIETLPRNAMSKVERPVLRMHALPHPPHQPGS; the protein is encoded by the coding sequence ATGACCTACGACTGCCCCATCCGTGAAGGCGCGAGCCAGCATCCCGAAGCGGAGGCGCTCCGCTTCACGGGTCAGACGTGGACCTTCCGCGCGCTGGACGAAGCGGTGGCGCGCTGGACCGGAGCGCTGGCCGCGCGAGGCGTGGGGCAGGGCGACCGTGTGGCGCTGCTGTCCACGAGCCACCCGGCGGTGACGTTCCTCTTCTGGGCCCTCGGCCGGCTGGGCGCGGTGTTCGCGCCGCTCAATGCAAGGCTCACCCCGGCGGAGCTGCGGCCCCTGTTGGAGGCCGTGGAGCCCCGGCTCACGCTGGCACTCGGCACACTGCGCGACCGGCTCCCCGAAGCGGAGGACCTCGAATCCCTCCCCGCGGGTGTCGCTGCTCGCTCCGTGCCCGCCCGCACCTGGGACGCGGCCACGCCCCGGGTCATCCTCTTCACCAGCGGAACGACGGGACGGCCCAAGGGCGCGGTGCTCACGGAGGGCGCCTTCCGCGCCTCGTGCCGGGCCTCCGCCGCGAACCTGGGCGCGCACCCCGCGCCGCGCTGGTTGGGTACGCTGCCCCTCTTCCACGTCGGCGGCCTGGCCATGCTCACGCGCACCGCTTACGACGGTGGCTGCCTCCTGCTGCACGAGCGATTCGACGCGGACGCTGTCAACCGCGCCATCGACACGGAGGGCGCGTCACACGCCAGCTTCGTCGCCACCACGCTGGAGCGCGTGCTCGACGCAAGGCAGGACCGCAAGCTGCCCGGCACCTTCCGGTGCGCGCTGATCGGCGGCGGCCCCGTCCCCACGGCGCTGCTCACGCGAGCCCGGGCCGCGGGACTCCTGGCCCTCCAGACCTATGGTCTCACCGAGGCCTGCTCCCAGGTCACCACCGAGCGCCCCAGCGACGCGGACGGCCGCACCGCGGGGCCGCCGTTGCCAGGGCTGGAGATCCGCATCGTCGGGACGGACGGCGCGCCGCTCGGTGAAGGACAGGAAGGGGACGTGGAGGTCCGAGGCCCCACGCTGATGGCCGGCTACTGGAACCAGCCCGACGCCACGCGCGACGCCGTCCACGACGGCTGGCTGCGCACCCGTGACGTGGGCGCCCTTGACGCGAAGGGGCGCCTCACGCTCCTGTCGCGCCGCACGGACCTCATCGTGCGGGGAGGGGAGAACCTCTACCCGGCGGAGATCGAAGCCGTCCTCGCCAACCACCCGGCCATCCTCGAGTCCGCCGTCGTCGGCGTGCCAGACGCACACTGGGGCGAGGTCCCCGTCGCCTTCGTCGTCCTGCGCCCCGGCCACGCCCTGCCCGAGGACCTGGACGCGTGGTGCCGCCAGTCGCTCGCGCGCTTCAAGGTGCCCACCCGCTTTGTTGTAATTGAAACATTGCCTCGCAATGCCATGAGCAAGGTGGAGCGCCCCGTTCTACGAATGCACGCCCTGCCTCATCCTCCACATCAGCCAGGGTCGTGA
- the icd gene encoding NADP-dependent isocitrate dehydrogenase: MAPPSGEKITLQNGKLTVPNNPIIPYIEGDGTGRDIWKASQAVFDAAVEKAYGGKKKISWYEVLAGEKSFKQVNNWLPDETVAAFREYLVGIKGPLTTPVGGGIRSLNVALRQMLDLYVCLRPVRYFKGVPSPVKQPDKVDMVIFRENTEDIYAGIEFEAGSAQAEKFLGWLKQEFPKEAGKVRFPANVGIGIKPVSKEGTERLVRAAIQYAVDLKRKSVTLVHKGNIMKFTEGAFRKWGYDLAAREFGDKVYTWDQWEATKAAKGEDAANAEQKAAVAAGKIVVKDSIADITLQQVLTRPDEFDVIATLNLNGDYLSDALAAQVGGIGIAPGGNINYVSGHAVFEATHGTAPKYADQDKVNPGSVILSGEMMFRHLGWHEAADLIIKGMDKAIAARTVTYDFARLMKLETKETVTEVKCSEFGQAIVKHM; encoded by the coding sequence ATGGCGCCTCCCTCTGGCGAGAAGATCACCCTGCAGAACGGCAAGCTGACCGTTCCGAACAACCCGATCATCCCCTACATCGAGGGCGACGGCACCGGCCGCGACATCTGGAAGGCCTCCCAGGCCGTGTTCGACGCGGCGGTGGAGAAGGCCTACGGCGGCAAGAAGAAGATCTCCTGGTACGAGGTCCTGGCCGGCGAGAAGTCCTTCAAGCAGGTGAACAACTGGCTGCCCGACGAGACGGTCGCCGCGTTCCGCGAGTACCTCGTCGGCATCAAGGGCCCGCTGACGACGCCGGTGGGCGGCGGCATCCGCTCCCTGAACGTGGCGCTGCGCCAGATGCTTGACCTGTACGTCTGCCTGCGCCCCGTGCGCTACTTCAAGGGCGTGCCCTCTCCGGTGAAGCAGCCGGACAAGGTGGACATGGTCATCTTCCGCGAGAACACGGAGGACATCTACGCGGGCATCGAGTTCGAGGCCGGCTCCGCGCAGGCGGAGAAGTTCCTGGGCTGGCTGAAGCAGGAGTTCCCCAAGGAGGCGGGCAAGGTCCGCTTCCCGGCGAACGTGGGCATCGGCATCAAGCCCGTGTCGAAGGAGGGCACGGAGCGCCTGGTGCGCGCGGCCATCCAGTACGCGGTGGACCTCAAGCGCAAGAGCGTCACCCTGGTCCACAAGGGCAACATCATGAAGTTCACCGAGGGCGCGTTCCGCAAGTGGGGCTACGACCTCGCCGCGCGCGAGTTCGGTGACAAGGTCTACACCTGGGATCAGTGGGAGGCCACCAAGGCCGCCAAGGGCGAGGACGCCGCCAACGCCGAGCAGAAGGCCGCGGTCGCCGCCGGGAAGATCGTCGTCAAGGACTCCATCGCGGACATCACCCTGCAGCAGGTGCTGACCCGTCCGGACGAGTTCGACGTCATCGCCACGCTCAACCTCAACGGTGACTACCTGTCGGACGCGCTCGCGGCGCAGGTGGGCGGCATCGGCATCGCGCCGGGCGGCAACATCAACTACGTCTCCGGCCACGCCGTCTTCGAGGCCACCCACGGCACCGCGCCCAAGTACGCGGATCAGGACAAGGTGAACCCGGGCTCCGTCATCCTCTCCGGTGAGATGATGTTCCGTCACCTGGGCTGGCACGAGGCCGCGGACCTGATCATCAAGGGCATGGACAAGGCCATCGCGGCGCGCACCGTGACGTACGACTTCGCGCGCCTGATGAAGCTGGAGACGAAGGAGACCGTGACCGAGGTGAAGTGCTCGGAGTTCGGTCAGGCCATCGTCAAGCACATGTAG
- a CDS encoding sensor histidine kinase, whose product MSAALDVKGSPGSASGGQGLEPVDLPDVFQVDVTACVRDALGLLGATRRLRGVEVAVELPDDPVPARVSRRRLEQVLLLLVAHAADVAPPDAAAVRVVVEPPDDFGEEGPRFQVVMPGVSLSERETRSVALSPLRVGSPQRRLARARELVDAMGGELALERLEEGMAVRVLLPAPGLASF is encoded by the coding sequence ATGAGCGCAGCACTGGATGTGAAGGGGTCGCCGGGTTCCGCTTCCGGTGGCCAGGGGCTGGAGCCCGTGGACCTTCCGGACGTCTTCCAGGTGGACGTGACGGCCTGCGTGCGCGACGCGCTGGGGCTGCTCGGCGCGACGCGGCGGCTGCGCGGCGTGGAGGTGGCGGTGGAGCTCCCCGACGACCCGGTGCCCGCCCGGGTCAGCCGCCGCCGCCTGGAGCAGGTCCTGCTGCTGCTCGTCGCCCACGCGGCGGACGTGGCACCGCCGGACGCGGCCGCCGTGCGGGTGGTGGTGGAGCCGCCGGATGACTTCGGGGAGGAGGGCCCGCGCTTCCAGGTGGTGATGCCGGGCGTGAGCCTGTCCGAACGGGAGACGCGCTCGGTGGCGCTGTCGCCGCTGCGCGTGGGCAGCCCCCAGCGGCGGCTCGCCCGGGCCCGGGAGCTGGTGGATGCCATGGGCGGCGAGCTTGCGCTGGAGCGCCTGGAGGAGGGGATGGCGGTGCGCGTCCTCCTGCCCGCGCCGGGGCTCGCGAGCTTCTAG